The Streptomyces noursei ATCC 11455 sequence GGAGTCGATCTACGGCATGCCGATCTACGGCAGCGTCCGGCCCGCGTAGCCGGCGCACGGGCGCCCCGCGCCCGTCATGAACCACCCCCCACACGCCACCGCGCGGTCATCCGCCGTCTCCGGAAGTACGGAGCGGGATGACCGCGCGGTGAGTCGTCGCTGCGGCGATGCGGGGCCCGGGGCGGGGCGGGCGGCTCAGGTCCAGAGCACCGCGATGAAGATGTTGAGCATGGTGAGTCCGCCGACCGCGCCGAAGAGCGGCTTGGGGAGCTTCTCCTCGTCGCGCTTGACGTAGACCAGCGCCAGGATCACCACCAGGACGGCCATCTTGACGCCGATCTTGATGTTGTTGAGCGAGTGGTCCTGCATCTGGTTCAGGCCGACCAGGACGATGCCGGTGACCAGCATCGTCAGCGCGCCGTGCAGCATGGCCGGCACGAAGCGGGCGGTGCCCGCGCCCATCGCCTTCATCTGGGTCAGGAAGCCGCCCAGGAGGGAGGCGATGCCGATGATGTGCAGGGCGACGAAGACATTGATTACTACGTCCATAGTGCTGGATCGTATCCGCCCCATAGCACGCCCTTTCCGGCAGGGCGCCCGTGATGCCCGCTTCGGTCAGGGCCCACCGCCCCTCGGCCCTCCCCCGACCTTGGGGCCGGTCATCCCCCGCACGGTGGCGGTCGGAATCGGGCAATGCCGGGCAAGGGGGTTCCCGACGGCGACACCGGGCCTAGCTTCCTCCTGCAGGCGACCGGGCCCGTACCCCGCCGGTCGTATCCGCCCGCAGGGAAGGAAGTGACGGCCGCCATGGCGTCGCACCACACGGCCGGTGAGCGGCCGCCGCTCGCACCCCCGCCGGCCGGGCCCCGTACGGCCCGCGCCGCCCGCACCGGGCTGCTGCTCGCCGCGGACCCGCAGCGCTACCTGGACGGCGCCACGGTCCTGGAGCGCACCGGGAGCCACCAGGCGACCGCGGTCTCCGGCTGGGCCCGCCGGCTGGGCAGCGTCCGCCGACTCGGCGGCCACCCCGTCGCCACCGCGGAGCGCTCCCCGGAGGCCGCCGCCCCGCGCCTCCCGGCGTACGCGTTGCCGCGCGCCCCGGAACCGGCCGTCGCCGCACCCGCGCCGCCCGCCCCGGCACCCGGCGACCGCGCCGCCCGGGCGGTGGCCTTCGCCCACGGCGCCCTCGGCAAGCCCTACGCCTGGGGCGCGACCGGCCCGGCCGCCTACGACTGCTCCGGCCTGACCCTGGCCGCGTGGCGGGCCGGCGGCGTCACCCTGCCCCGGACGACCTACACCCAGATCACCTCCGGCACCCGCGTCGACTGGCCCCGACTCGCCCCCGGGGACCTGGTGTTCTTCTACTCCGGCATCAGCCACGTGGGCCTCTACATCGGCGGTGGCGAGATGATCCACGCCCCGCACCCGGGGACACCCGTCGAGATCGCCCCGCTCGACCGCCTGCCCTTCGCGGGCGCGACCCGCCCGGCATAGGGGACGCCCCGCGCGAACGCCCCACAGAGCAGAAACCCGCCCGTCCGGCCCGGACAGCCCCACACGAACGCGTCGGGGCGCCGGCCGGCGGGCGGGCGAGCGAGCGGGGGGCGGCAGCCCCTAGCCCCGCAGGTACAGACCGAACCAGCGGAAGATCTCCGGCACTTGGCGCTTCCACACCGGCACGGTGTGGCCGCCCGCGCCCGAGGAGATCTGCTGGACGGTCACCGTCGTCGGGTTCTTCGCGAGCTCCTTGAGGCCCGTGCCGGCCTGGTAGCCGTCACCGCTCGCGCCCGAGATGTACAGCGCGGTGCGGGGCGGCTTCCCGGCCTCGTTGGCGGCCTTGAGGATGTGCATCGGGTTGGTCTCGACGCGCAGCTTGGGGTCCTTGCCGGCGAGCGAATCACGCTCTATGGCCGGGTCGTTGTAGCCGGACATGCCGACGGCCGCGCGGTAGCGGTCCGGGTGGGCGAGCGCCAGCTTGGTGGCGCAGTGGGCGCCCGCCGAGTAGCCGGCCAGGCCCCAGGAGTCCGGCTTGTCGCCGGCCCGGAAGTTGTCGATCACCATCTGGCGGACGTCGACGGTCAGCCAGCTGTCGGCGTTGACCTTGCCGGGGATGTTGACGCAGCCGCTGTCGGCGTTGGACAGCACGTTGGTCCGCGGCGCCACCAGGATGAACGGCTTGACCGCCCCGCTCTGCATCAGCGAGCCGAGCTGCTCGTTGGCCTTGAGCGAGCCGAACCAGGACTTGGCGGAGCCGGGGTAGCCGGGCAGCAGCTCGACCACCGGGAACTTCTTGTTCTTGTAGGCGGGGTCGTTGTACTGCGGCGGCAGCCAGACGTACACCTCGCCGTTGACGCCCGAGATCTGGCCCTTGAGGTCGGTCATCTGGACGCCGGCGCCCAGCACCGGGTCGTCGGCCGGC is a genomic window containing:
- a CDS encoding alpha/beta hydrolase; this encodes MSLTGTPFFLFSILLLIVAVVLPFALWGRVAGPRLVRIAARLLMLLFAQITAITVVFVMVNNANNLYDSWGDLLGTGNHIDQARNLGADGLGGKNLKDEPKVLQHFRPADDPVLGAGVQMTDLKGQISGVNGEVYVWLPPQYNDPAYKNKKFPVVELLPGYPGSAKSWFGSLKANEQLGSLMQSGAVKPFILVAPRTNVLSNADSGCVNIPGKVNADSWLTVDVRQMVIDNFRAGDKPDSWGLAGYSAGAHCATKLALAHPDRYRAAVGMSGYNDPAIERDSLAGKDPKLRVETNPMHILKAANEAGKPPRTALYISGASGDGYQAGTGLKELAKNPTTVTVQQISSGAGGHTVPVWKRQVPEIFRWFGLYLRG